The sequence GGTCTTGAAAATGAGGTGCTTTTTCTGGAAGATGGGGGATTGCCCTGCACGGTTGATCCTGACCTTCCCATGCCCATTCGGGGATTACGGCAGCAGGCCTATCAATCCGGCGAAGTGGTATATGACAACGCGTTTATGGACAGTCAATGGACCGGCTATCTGCCCGACGGCCATGTGGCCTTGAATAATGTCATGTTTGCCCCGCTGATTATTAACGCCAAAGTCGTTGGGGTCATGGGACTAGCGAACAAACGATCGGATTTCACCGAAAACGACGCCCGGATCGCGAAAGGATTCGGAGAATTGGCTGCTATTGGCCTTAAAAATGCGAGGCTTCAGGACAAAAGGGATCTGGCTGAAAAGGAAAAACAGACCCTGATTGATGAATTGACCCAGGCACTGGAAAATGTAAAACAGCTTTCAGGGCTGGTACCCATCTGTCAGCATTGCAAGAAAATACGCGATGATAAGGGGTACTGGAATCAGATAGAAGTCTATCTTCAAAAACACTCTGACGCCAAGTTCAGCCATGGCATCTGTGAGGACTGTGCACAAAAATATTATCCCGATTTAGACCTATATGATTAGACAACCCGGATATTCCCGGCAAATCGCGCCTGATCCGAAAATAAAAATTGGTCAGATTCTCGACACGGGAAAAATAAGCAAAATAAAAAAAAATAAGTCATGGCAGGCAGGAAGTCCGCCCTGAGCAGGTAATTCCGTTCGACGACGAGGTTTATTTTAAAGACTTCTAAGAGGATAGTGCAGAAACCCTGATGAAAAATGCGGAATCAGCATGCGATAAAGTTAAATGGATGGATGGATGGATGGTCAATAACTTTGCAAAAAAATATGGGCGGTCAAATGTCTGATGAGCAGAAATTTCAAGACGTAGAGAAAAGTACTAACTTTTCTTGTGGAAGTACAGTATTGGACAGCAAAGGTAAAGTTGTCAAAAGGCATGGTTCTCCTCAGGATATTACTGAACGAAAGCAGACTGAAGAGGCTGCACAAAACAGTGAATCCTTTTTAAAATCACTTTTAGATGCGATCCCCATACCTGTCTTTTACAAAGACTTCGAGGGCCGTTATCTTGATTTCAACAAAAGTTTTGAACAGTTCTATGGGAAAAGTAAAGAGGACTTATTAGGTAAAACGGTATTCGAAATCAACCCACCGGATCTGGCAGAAACGTATTTTGCCAAGGATCAGGAGATATTAGAGACCGGCGAGCCGCAGCAATATGAAGCACAGGTCCAAAATGTTTCGGGAAACAGAAGAGAGGTTATTTTCAATAAAGACGTTTTCCGCGATAATCAAGGGAACATCCGTGGGTTAATTGGTACCATTCAGGACATTACTGAACGCAAGCATGCTGAAGACATCTTGCACAAAAGGAATGAAATGCTCAAGCTTACCGAAGCCATGGCCCATATCGGCAGCTGGGAGTGGGATGTTCATCATGACCGGGTGTACTGGTCGGAAGAGTTGTTTCGTATATTCGGGCGTGATCCTTCAAAGGGTGCCCCCTCCTTTGCGGAGCAATCAGAATTCTATGCCGATGGAGATATACAGCGCTTAAGAGATGCCGTTGATACCTGCGTCAATAGAGGGACGCCATACGAAATTGAGCTGCGGGCCCTCCGGCCTGGTGGTGGCATCAGGCATTGCATATCCAGGGGGAAACCACAATATGATGAAAACGGTAAGGTCGTCCGACTCGTCGGATCTTTCCAGGATATCACCCATCGCAAACATTCAGAAAAGCAGATAGAATCCTTAGAAAGGCGTAATCAAGCGTTACTGGACCACTCTCCCGTGTGCCATAAAATTGTGGATCTGGATTTCAATCTGCAATACATGAGCGCCAATGGATTTAAAATGCTGGGCCTGGATCAAAACGCCCAAGTGTATGGAAAGCCCTATCCGTTTGAATTCTTTCCTGAATCGTTTAAACTGAGAATGATTAAACACTTGAAACATGTAAGAAAGACCGGTGAAACAGTCACAATGGAGGCTTTGACCAATGATATTGAGGGAAAAGAAGTCTGGTTGGACTCTTCACTTATCCCTGTTTTTGATGATGACGATAAAATTGACTACATCACCGTTGTATCAGCCAATACCACCCAGCGAAAACTGGATGAAAAGGAAAGAAACCGCCTTGAGGAAAGGTTGAAACAATCCCAGAAAATGGAAGCCATAGGAACTATTGCCGGGGGGGTTGCTCATGATTTTAACAATATCCTGTTTCCCATCATCGGCATGTCGGAACTGTTAATCGAAGACCTGTCAAAGGATAGTCCTGAGTATGAAAACGCAATGGAGATACTCACCGCTGGTAAAAGAGGGGCGGATCTTGTAAACCAGATACTCGCATTCAGCCGTCAAACCGAACACAAAATGGCACCCACCCGAATCCAGACTGTATTGAAAGAGGTCCTAAAGCTTACAAGATCTACCATTCCGTCTTACATTGAAATAAATCAGAACATCAAAAACGATTGTGGTATGGTCATGGCAGATCCGACACAAATACACCGGATCGCCATGAACATTATTACCAATGCTTACCATGCCATCGACACGGATGACGGCAAAATAAGCGTGGTTTTGAGGGAAACAGAGATAGAGCTATCTGATCTGCCCGGTAAAAATATTGAACCTGGCAAATATGCATTGTTGTCTTTTTCCGATACCGGGCATGGAATTCCACCCGCGTACAGGGATAAAATTTTCGACCCCTATTTCACCATAAAGGAACAAGGCAAAGGAACGGGGCTTGGTTTAGCTGTTGTTTATGGAATTGTAAAGCAACATAAAGGAGATATTGCCGTTTACAGC comes from uncultured Desulfobacter sp. and encodes:
- a CDS encoding PAS domain-containing protein — its product is MGGQMSDEQKFQDVEKSTNFSCGSTVLDSKGKVVKRHGSPQDITERKQTEEAAQNSESFLKSLLDAIPIPVFYKDFEGRYLDFNKSFEQFYGKSKEDLLGKTVFEINPPDLAETYFAKDQEILETGEPQQYEAQVQNVSGNRREVIFNKDVFRDNQGNIRGLIGTIQDITERKHAEDILHKRNEMLKLTEAMAHIGSWEWDVHHDRVYWSEELFRIFGRDPSKGAPSFAEQSEFYADGDIQRLRDAVDTCVNRGTPYEIELRALRPGGGIRHCISRGKPQYDENGKVVRLVGSFQDITHRKHSEKQIESLERRNQALLDHSPVCHKIVDLDFNLQYMSANGFKMLGLDQNAQVYGKPYPFEFFPESFKLRMIKHLKHVRKTGETVTMEALTNDIEGKEVWLDSSLIPVFDDDDKIDYITVVSANTTQRKLDEKERNRLEERLKQSQKMEAIGTIAGGVAHDFNNILFPIIGMSELLIEDLSKDSPEYENAMEILTAGKRGADLVNQILAFSRQTEHKMAPTRIQTVLKEVLKLTRSTIPSYIEINQNIKNDCGMVMADPTQIHRIAMNIITNAYHAIDTDDGKISVVLRETEIELSDLPGKNIEPGKYALLSFSDTGHGIPPAYRDKIFDPYFTIKEQGKGTGLGLAVVYGIVKQHKGDIAVYSEVGKGTTFNIYLPLIHQTSLTDVEKSAEKLPTGNENILLIDDEEPIARLGKLILERLGYRVSKQTNPIEALILFKENPDSFDLIISDMNMPNMTGFQLAKEIKYIRNDIPFIICTGFSDKIDEKKADVSGIESILMKPVIKSEMAQTVRSVLDDAKVSL